TATACGATAATAAGATTATTATTAAATACTCTAAAACAATATGAGGCGATATATTATCACCTCATATGTATTATTCTACTTGAAAAAATGATTATTGTTGAGTCGCTTGAATCGCAGTTAAAGCAATTGTATAAACAATATCATCTACCAATGCGCCTCGGGATAAATCATTCACTGGTTTACGCATACCTTGTAACATTGGACCAATTGAAACCAGATCAGCAGAACGTTGTACCGCTTTGTAGGTAGTATTACCTGTATTTAAGTCAGGGAAAATAAATACAGTTGCTTGACCCGCTACTTGTGAATTTGGCGCTTTAGATTTAGCAACATCAGGCATTACCGCTGCATCATATTGTAAAGGTCCATCAATTAATAAATCAGGACGTTTTTCTTTTGCAATACGCGTTGCTTCTTTTACTTTCTCAACATCGGCACCTTGTCCAGAGTTACCTGTTGAGTAAGAAATCATAGCAACTTTTGGCTCTATACCAAAGGCAATCGCAGTATCCGCTGATTGAATTGCAATTTCAGCTAATTCTTGTGCATTAGGATCTGGATTAATAGCGCAGTCACCATAGATATAAACTTGCTCAGGCATTAACATAAAGAACACTGATGAAACAAGTGAACTACCTGGGGCAGTTTTGATTAATTGTAATGGTGGGCGAATAGTATTAGCTGTAGTATGAACAGCACCGGATACTAAGCCATCTACTTCATCACGTTCCAACATCATAGTTCCTAAAACAACATTATCGGCAAGTTGTTCTCGAGCTAAAATTTCGGTCATACCCTTATTTTTACGTAATTCAACTAAACGAGGTACATAATTTTCACGAATCGCCTCTGGATCCATGATCTCAATGCCTGCACCTAAAGTTACCCCTTGGGTAGCTGCAACACGTTTAATTTCATCAGGATTTCCAAGTAATACACATTTAGCAATACCACGTTCAGCACAGATTACAGCGGCTTTAATAGTACGTGGTTCATCACCTTCAGGTAAAACAATCGTTTTGCCTGCCTTACGTGCAAATTCAGTTAATTGATAACGGAAAGCCGGTGGTGACATACGAGCGATTCCTGAAGTAGATTCATTTTTCAGTGCTTTAATCCATTCAGAATCAATATGATCTGCCACAAAATTTTGTGTATTATCTAAACGTTCTTTATCATCGACAGGAATTTCAAGATTAAAACGTTGCAAGTTGATCGAAGTTTGGAAAGTATTAGTATCAACACTAAAAACAGGTAAACCTGTCTCAAATGCTGGTTTACAAAGTTTTGCAACATTTGCATCAAGTTCATATCCACCGGTTAAAAGTACGCCACCGATCTCAGTACCATTCATAACTGCTAAAGAAATAGTTGTAATAATATCAGCGCGATCAGCAGAAGTTACTAATAATGCATTAGGTCGTAAATGAGAAATGATATTAGGAACGCTACGAGAACAGAAGGAAACATGTTTGATACGACGTTGTTTAATACCACCTTCATTAATAATTTTAGCTGATAAGTGATTTGCCATATCAATAGCACGGCATGCTGTTAAATCAATATTCCATGGAATACATCCTAATACAGGCAATGGACTATGTTGTCTTAAATCTTCAATAGTAATTGTTTTACCATCAAATTTTGGTGTATGGTAAATATCTGAAACATCAGGTCGAGCTAGTGTTTGCGCATCAATTGGTGCATTCACTTTATTAATAATAACGCCTGTAATTTTCTCGTTTTTAACACCACCAAAGTTAGATCGCGCAATCTCAACGCGTTCTTTTAATTGTTCTGGGGTATCACTTCCCATAGACATGACGAAAATAATTTCAGCACCTAAGGTTTTAGCAATATTATAATTCAGTTCACTTGCAAACGGATAATTATTGGTTGGTACGATACCTTCAACAAGCACAACTTCTGATTGCTTATTATTTTCAGCAAACAAAGCTATAATCTCTTCCATTAATACATCTTGCTGATTTAGACCTATTAACTTTTCCACATGACTCATTTTCAGAGGTTTATTTGACGGAATTGATGTATTGCTTTGAATTAAGGTAGTAGTTTGATCAGGACGATCACCACCTAGAGCAGGTTGCGCAACAGGTTTAAATAAACTGATTTTTACCCCTTGACGTTCCATTGAACGAATAACGCCTAAGCTCACGCCTGTTAAACCGACATTTGAAGACGTAGGGATTAACATAATTGTACGAGCCACTTTTGTACTCCTTTTTCTTTTAACCTAAAAAAACCGCCAGATTTGGCGGTCAATTATTTTATGCTGTCAAACGTGCAGCATCTTGCGCAATAACCAATTCTTCATTGGTCGGAATTACCATCGCAATCGCCGAACCATCTTTAGTAATCGTTCCGCCTTTACCAAAACGAGCTGCTAAATTACGTTCTTGATCGAGTTCAAATCCTAGTAAACCTAATTTTTGTAAAGCCATACGACGAACTTCTTCAGAGTTTTCACCAATACCACCTGTGAAAACAATTGCATCCAAACGACCATCTAATAACATTGCATAACCACCAATATATTTTACTAAACGGTGCACAAATACATCTAGAGCATTTTTAGCATTTTCATCCGTTTCATAATGGTCAGTTACATAACGGCAGTCACTACTAACACCGGTTAGACCTAATAAACCAGATTTTTTGTTTAATAGGTTATTAATATCAGCTACTGACATTTTCAAATTATCATGTAAGAAGAACATAATAGCTGGATCAATATCACCACTACGTGTACCCATGACTAAACCTTCAAGAGGAGTTAAGCCCATTGAAGTTTCAACACATTTACCATTCTTAACTGCAGAAATTGAAGCACCGTTACCTAAATGACAAGTAATTACGTTAGTTTCTTCTACTGGTTTATTCAATAATTTAGCAGCTTGTTGGCTAACATAATAATGACTAGTCCCATGAGCACCATATCGACGAATACCATATTTTGTATATAATTCATTTGGAAGCGCATATAAATAAGCTTCTTTTGGCATGGTTGTATGGAAAGCGGTATCAAATACTGCTACGTTCTTATCTTTCAAATGTGGGAAAGCTTTAAATGCTTCTTCGATACCGATAAGATGAGCTGGGTTATGTAAAGGAGCAAATGCTGATGCGTCTTTAATACCTTGTAATACACTATCATCAATAACAACAGATTGTGTATATTTTTCTCCACCATGAACAATACGATGTCCAATGGCTTTAATGTTAGCTAATAACTCTGGCTTTTTAGAAAAGATTTCTTTAACTAGATAGTTAATCGCTTGACTATGCGCGGCGCCTGCACCTAAAGATGCTTCACCTTTTTCACCGTCTAATTTCCATTTAATACGCGCATCAGGAAGATTAAAACATTCAGCCAAACCAGAAATATATTCATCACCATTTTGTGGATCGATAATGGCAAATTTTAATGATGAACTGCCACAGTTCAAAACGAGAACAAGATTACTCGACATAATAAATCCTTTTTTAAAATAAAACAAAACCACCAACCAAAATGGGGATGGTTAAACTTATTTAAATTAAAAACATATAAATTAATCATGATGATTAATATGACTTAGAAACTCTATATAAGACGCTTTTTTTATAATAAAATAAAGGTTAGATAAAATTCCCAATGCTAATGAGCAATATTTTATGCCATTAAATAACTAATGTCGAGGAATCCTCTTGTAATGAATTTATTAAAACTGTTTAAGTTTGGTCAAAAATATATGTCTGTTTGTCCAATTGAAAAGTCTTTGGTTCACTCTTTTCCAGAAATCACGATTATTAAGTATATTAAGTATGGCATGAAATATTTAC
Above is a genomic segment from Frischella perrara containing:
- the pta gene encoding phosphate acetyltransferase; protein product: MARTIMLIPTSSNVGLTGVSLGVIRSMERQGVKISLFKPVAQPALGGDRPDQTTTLIQSNTSIPSNKPLKMSHVEKLIGLNQQDVLMEEIIALFAENNKQSEVVLVEGIVPTNNYPFASELNYNIAKTLGAEIIFVMSMGSDTPEQLKERVEIARSNFGGVKNEKITGVIINKVNAPIDAQTLARPDVSDIYHTPKFDGKTITIEDLRQHSPLPVLGCIPWNIDLTACRAIDMANHLSAKIINEGGIKQRRIKHVSFCSRSVPNIISHLRPNALLVTSADRADIITTISLAVMNGTEIGGVLLTGGYELDANVAKLCKPAFETGLPVFSVDTNTFQTSINLQRFNLEIPVDDKERLDNTQNFVADHIDSEWIKALKNESTSGIARMSPPAFRYQLTEFARKAGKTIVLPEGDEPRTIKAAVICAERGIAKCVLLGNPDEIKRVAATQGVTLGAGIEIMDPEAIRENYVPRLVELRKNKGMTEILAREQLADNVVLGTMMLERDEVDGLVSGAVHTTANTIRPPLQLIKTAPGSSLVSSVFFMLMPEQVYIYGDCAINPDPNAQELAEIAIQSADTAIAFGIEPKVAMISYSTGNSGQGADVEKVKEATRIAKEKRPDLLIDGPLQYDAAVMPDVAKSKAPNSQVAGQATVFIFPDLNTGNTTYKAVQRSADLVSIGPMLQGMRKPVNDLSRGALVDDIVYTIALTAIQATQQ
- a CDS encoding acetate kinase produces the protein MSSNLVLVLNCGSSSLKFAIIDPQNGDEYISGLAECFNLPDARIKWKLDGEKGEASLGAGAAHSQAINYLVKEIFSKKPELLANIKAIGHRIVHGGEKYTQSVVIDDSVLQGIKDASAFAPLHNPAHLIGIEEAFKAFPHLKDKNVAVFDTAFHTTMPKEAYLYALPNELYTKYGIRRYGAHGTSHYYVSQQAAKLLNKPVEETNVITCHLGNGASISAVKNGKCVETSMGLTPLEGLVMGTRSGDIDPAIMFFLHDNLKMSVADINNLLNKKSGLLGLTGVSSDCRYVTDHYETDENAKNALDVFVHRLVKYIGGYAMLLDGRLDAIVFTGGIGENSEEVRRMALQKLGLLGFELDQERNLAARFGKGGTITKDGSAIAMVIPTNEELVIAQDAARLTA